The genomic window CTGGCAGTTCACCGCCATCCGGCGCAAGAATGCAATGTAAGGAGGATTCCATGGAAATCAAAGTGGCTGACAACAACATCATGTACAACCAGTGCCTTGAAATCAGGAAACGCGTCTTCGTCGAGGAGCAGAACGTCCCGATGGACCGCGAAGTCGATGAATATGAAGACGTGGCGACGCACATCCTGCTCATCGATGACGAGCCGATCGGCACGGTCAGATACCGTCCGGCCTCAGAGGATATGATCAAGGTCGAACGCATGGCCGTCCTGCCCGAGGAGCGCGGCAGGAAGCTCGGTTTCAAGCTGATGGATTTCGTTCATGACCATGCCCGGGAGCATTGCTACAACCGCGCCAAGCTCGGGGCGCAGGTGCACGCTATCGAATTCTACAGGAAGCTCGGCTACACCGTCAGTTCCGATGAATTCGAAGATGCTGGCATTCCGCATGTGTATATGGAGAAGGCACTGTAGACAGTGATCGACACCTGGACGGCATCCTGCTGTCCGGGTGTTTTTAAATAACCGTTTGGACATGAAAAGTGTCCATGATATAATGGATGTGCAAAATGAATAGAAACAGCATAGGGGAGCCGTTACGGCTGAGAAGGTGAATACCTGACCCTTGGACCTGATCTGGATAATACCAGCGTAGGGAATGTGCAGATTATACGGCATCCGTATATCCTGCTGCAGCTCTTTGACGCCTCCAGATAAGGAAGGTGTTTTTTTATACCGTTTTTGCGGTATGGAAAGCACCCCATCTTGAGAGGAGATTTTATCATGAAGAAATTATTGTCCATCTTTATACCGGTACTGCTGCTCGCAGCATGCAGCGGCAACGGGGACGGCGGCCAAACAGAGGATGATGGGCTGACGGAAGTCACCTTCGTACTCGACTGGACGCCGAATACGAACCATACGGGCATCTACACAGCACAGGCGGAGGGCTACTACGAGGAAGCGGGACTTGATGTCGAGATCATCCTGCCGGGTGAAGCCGGTGCGGAACAGACCGTTGCGACGGGCAACGGGGACTTCGGCATCAGTGCCCAGGAGAACGTCACACAGGCACGCCTCCAGGACGTATCGATCGTTTCGCTGGCGGCCATCATACAGGATAATACATCCGTCTTGGCTTCACCTGAGGAATACGGACTCGAGACGCCGTCGGACCTCGAAGGGCACACATATGGCGGATACGGTTCACCGATCGAGGAGGAGACCATCGCGTCCATCATGCAGGCGGATGATGCTGACATCGAGAATGTCGACATCATCAACATCGGCGACACGGACTTCTTCACCGCCGTACAGCGCGATGTCGACTTTGCATGGATCTACTACGGCTGGACTGGCGTCGAGGCGGAACTGCGCGACTTCCCGCTCAACACGATCGACTTCACCGAGTATTCCGACGCACTCAACTTCTACACGCCCGTCCTGATCACGAACGAAGAGATGATCGAAAACGATGCCGAAACCGTCGAGGCATTCACAGAAGCGACGGCTGAAGGCTACCAGCTTGCGATGGACGACCCGGAAACGGCGGCACAGCATCTGCTCGATGCAGAACCGGATCTTGACGAAGAGCTCGTCATGGCAAGCCAGGAGTGGCTGACGGACGTCTACCAGGGGGATGCACCCTACTGGGGCCACCAGGAGCGCGACGTCTGGGAGAACTACATGAACTGGATGTATGAAAGCGGCCTGATCGAATCCGAACTCGACGTCGACCAGGCGTTCACGAACGAATACCTGCCCGGCGGAGAGTAAATTGGAGGAATAGCGAATGCGACGAATTTCATCATGGAGCGTGATTCCACCGCTCCTTGCGATACTGGCCATACTGGTGGTCTGGCAGCTGGCCGTCTCGCTCTTTGACATCCGGACCTGGATTCTGCCGAGCCCGTTACAGATCATACAGGAAGGCATGGAGATCTATCCGCGCCTGTTGAGCCATGGTCTCGCCACAATACAGATTGCGCTCGGGGGATTTGCTCTCGGCGTCGGTGTCGGGCTTCTGCTCGCCATACTGCTCCATCTGATG from Salinicoccus sp. RF5 includes these protein-coding regions:
- a CDS encoding GNAT family N-acetyltransferase, with product MEIKVADNNIMYNQCLEIRKRVFVEEQNVPMDREVDEYEDVATHILLIDDEPIGTVRYRPASEDMIKVERMAVLPEERGRKLGFKLMDFVHDHAREHCYNRAKLGAQVHAIEFYRKLGYTVSSDEFEDAGIPHVYMEKAL
- a CDS encoding ABC transporter substrate-binding protein, whose product is MKKLLSIFIPVLLLAACSGNGDGGQTEDDGLTEVTFVLDWTPNTNHTGIYTAQAEGYYEEAGLDVEIILPGEAGAEQTVATGNGDFGISAQENVTQARLQDVSIVSLAAIIQDNTSVLASPEEYGLETPSDLEGHTYGGYGSPIEEETIASIMQADDADIENVDIINIGDTDFFTAVQRDVDFAWIYYGWTGVEAELRDFPLNTIDFTEYSDALNFYTPVLITNEEMIENDAETVEAFTEATAEGYQLAMDDPETAAQHLLDAEPDLDEELVMASQEWLTDVYQGDAPYWGHQERDVWENYMNWMYESGLIESELDVDQAFTNEYLPGGE